In Streptomyces nojiriensis, the sequence GTAGGCCAGTGAGGCCGCGAAGGCGGGGACCGGGATGCCCTGGCGCACCGCCGCCACCAGCACGGACCGCCAGCCGTCCTGGGCGGCCGCGATCTCCTCGGCGAAGTGCGCGTCCGCCAGCAGGCTCGGCAGCTTCGGCCGCGCGTCGTACGCCGCCCGGATCCGGTCCAGGAACGCGGCCCGGATGATGCATCCGCCGCGCCACAGCGAGGCCACGGCGCCCAGGTCCACGTTCCAGCCGTACTCCTCGCTGCCGGCCCGGATCTGGTGGAAGCCCTGGGTGTACGAGACGATCTTCGACGCGTACAGCGCCTGCTCCACCTCGGCGGCGAAGGCCTCCGCCGCCTCCGGCGCGAGTGCGGCGGCCTTCGGGCCCGCGAGCCCCCGGGCGGCACCGCGCAGGTCCGTGTGGCCCGAGACCGCGCGGGCGAAGACCGCCTCGGCGATCCCCGACACCGGTACCCCGAGGTCGAGGGCGATCTGCACGGTCCAGCGGCCGGTCCCCTTCTGCTCGGCGGCGTCGGCCACCACGTCGACGTACGGGAGCCCGCTCGCGGGGTCCGTGTGGGCGAGCACCTCCGCCGTGATCTCGATCAGGTACGAGTTCAGGCGCCCCCGGTTCCACGCCCGGAAGGTCTCCGCGATCTTCGCGGGGGAGTAGCCCGCGACCTCGCGCAACAGGTGGTAGGCCTCGGCGATGAGCTGCATGTCGGCGTACTCGATGCCGTTGTGCACCATCTTGACGAAGTGTCCGGCGCCGTCGGGCCCCACGTGCGAGGTGCACGGCGTGCCGTCGGCGGCCTTCGCGGAGATCTTCTCCAGCAGCGGCCCGAGGGAGGCGTACGACGTGGTCGAGCCGCCCGGCATGATGCTGGGGCCCAGCAGCGCGCCCTCCTCGCCGCCGGAGATGCCCACACCCACGAAGTGCAGGCCCCGCGACCGCAGTTCCCGCTCGCGGCGCCGGGTGTCCTCGAAGTGCGCGTTGCCGCCGTCGATGATGACGTCGCCCTCCTCCAGGAGCGGGGCGAACTCGCGGATCACCGCATCGGTCGGCTCCCCGGCCTTCACCATGATGACGATGCGCCGGGGGCGCTCCAGCGCGTCGACGAACTCCTTCGCCGACTCCGCCGCCACGAAGGAGCCCTCGTGCCCGAACTCCTCGACCAGCGCGGTGGTCTTGGCGGCGGTGCGGTTGTGGACGGCGACGGTGAACCCGTTGCGGGCGAAGTTGCGGGCGAGGTTGCTGCCCATGACAGCGAGTCCGGTGACGCCGATCTGGGCTGTGCTGGTGCTCATCGGTGCGCTCCTGCTTGCTTCGGTGTGCCTTCGGTGGGCGGGGAGCACCGAAGCTACCCCCACGCGGACCCCGGTGGATCTTTTACTCACGGAGATACAGTCAAGTTCCTTTGGCATGCGCCCCGTTGCGCCTCTTGTCACGCTGTGATCGCGACGTTAAGTTGTGCGGTTCCTGATGTCTTCGATGGGGGCTCCCATGGGTGTACGGGGCCGGCACCGCCGGTATCAGCCGAGCAGCATCAACCGGGCCTCACTGGCCGTGACCGCCGGCGGGGCCGGGATCGCGCTCCCGCTGATCGGGGCCGGCGTCGCCCACGGGGCCTCCGTGGACACGTGGAACAAGGTCGCTTCCTGCGAGTCGACGAACAACTGGCGCATCAACACCGGCAACGGCTACTACGGCGGCCTCCAGTTCAGCCAGAGCACCTGGCGGGCCTTCGGCGGCACCGCCTACGCCCCGCGCGCCGACCTGGCCACCAAGGACCAGCAGATCGCGGTCGCGGAGAAGGTGCTCAAGGGGCAGGGGCCCGGCGCCTGGCCCAACTGCGGGAAGCAGGCCGGACTCACGCGCAGCGGCCCGGCGCCCGCCGTCACCCCGCAGACGCAGACACAGGTCCAGGTACAGGCTCCCGTGGTGCGGACGGCCCCGGAGCAGGGCACCGGACCACGCCCGACGGGGACCTCCGTCCTGCCGAACCCGTACGTCGTCGCGCCCGGCGACTCGCTCTCCGCGATCGCCACCGACCAGCACGTCGAGGGCGGCTGGCAGGCGCTGTACGAGACCAACCGGACCACCATCGGCGGCAACCCGAACCTGATCTTCCCCGGCCAGCGGCTCACCCTGCGGGTCACCACGGCGCCGGCCCTGCCGCCGCCGCCCAGGCAGGACCCCGAGAAGCCGCCGCGGACCGCCGACCCGGTGACCCCCGTGGAGCCGACCGCCGAGAAGCCCGCCGAGAAGCCCGCGCCCAAGCCCGCCGAGAAGCCGGCCGAGAAGCCAGCCCCGGAGCCCGCCTCAGCGCAGCAGAAGCCGGATGCGGGCGGATTCTCCGCCCCCGTCGACGCGGCCCTCGGCACCGCGTACCGCGTCTCGGGATCCTCCTGGTCCAGCGGCTACCACACGGGCGTCGACTTCCCGGTGGCGACCGGCACCACCGTCAAGTCGGTGGGGCCCGGCGAGATCGTCTCCGCCGGCTGGGCCGGGGCCTACGGCTACCAGGTCGTCATCCGGCACACCGACGGCCGGTACTCCCAGTACGCCCACCTCTCCGCGCTCGGCGTCAAGGCCGGCCAGCAGGTCTCCGGAGGCCAGCGCATCGGCCGCTCCGGCTCGACCGGCAACACCACGGGCCCGCACCTGCACTTCGAGATGCGCACGGGACCCGGCTACGGATCCGATATCGACCCGCTCAAGTACCTCCGCGGCCACGGGGTCCGCATCTGACCCGCGCACGTGCGAGGGCACGACGGTGAGCAGGATCAGGCCTGCCGCCGCGAGCGCGGCGCTGGCCACCGCCGCCGTCGTGCCCGCGGCCCCGTACCGGAAGCCCTCGTCGAACAGCGTGATGCCGACCGTCGCCGCCACCACCGGGTTGACCACCGTCACCGTGGCCAGCGGCGCGGTCAGCCCGGCGCCCCGGTAGGCCGCCTGCGACAGCAGCAGCCCGCCGGCCGCCAGTACCGCGATCGCGGCGAGGTCGGGCCACCGGCCGGACAGGGCGTCCGGCCCGAAGTCCTCCGCCACCGCCTTGGTGAACACCGAGGCCATGCCGAAGGCCGTACCGGCCGCCGCGGCCAGCAGCACGCTGTGCAGCACCGCCCGGTGCATCCGGTGCGCCGCCAGGAACAGCACCAGGACCGCCCCCGCGGTCACCACGAGCAGCACCCGCCGTTCGTCCCCCGCCAGCGCCTGCCCGGCCCGTCCGTTCCCGCCGGTCAGCGCCAGCAGCCCGGCCAGGCCGACCGTGGCCAGCACCGCCCCGCGCCAGGCGGCCGCGCCCGCCCGGCGCCGTACGAAGAGGGCCGCCATGGGCAGGGCGAAGACGATGGTCAGGGCGCCCAGCGGCTGGACCAGGCTCAGCGGCCCGTACGCGAGGGCCACCACGTGCAGCAGCGCACCGAGGCCGTTCAGCCCCACCGCCACCCACCACACTCCCCGG encodes:
- a CDS encoding transglycosylase family protein gives rise to the protein MGVRGRHRRYQPSSINRASLAVTAGGAGIALPLIGAGVAHGASVDTWNKVASCESTNNWRINTGNGYYGGLQFSQSTWRAFGGTAYAPRADLATKDQQIAVAEKVLKGQGPGAWPNCGKQAGLTRSGPAPAVTPQTQTQVQVQAPVVRTAPEQGTGPRPTGTSVLPNPYVVAPGDSLSAIATDQHVEGGWQALYETNRTTIGGNPNLIFPGQRLTLRVTTAPALPPPPRQDPEKPPRTADPVTPVEPTAEKPAEKPAPKPAEKPAEKPAPEPASAQQKPDAGGFSAPVDAALGTAYRVSGSSWSSGYHTGVDFPVATGTTVKSVGPGEIVSAGWAGAYGYQVVIRHTDGRYSQYAHLSALGVKAGQQVSGGQRIGRSGSTGNTTGPHLHFEMRTGPGYGSDIDPLKYLRGHGVRI
- the gndA gene encoding NADP-dependent phosphogluconate dehydrogenase, which gives rise to MSTSTAQIGVTGLAVMGSNLARNFARNGFTVAVHNRTAAKTTALVEEFGHEGSFVAAESAKEFVDALERPRRIVIMVKAGEPTDAVIREFAPLLEEGDVIIDGGNAHFEDTRRRERELRSRGLHFVGVGISGGEEGALLGPSIMPGGSTTSYASLGPLLEKISAKAADGTPCTSHVGPDGAGHFVKMVHNGIEYADMQLIAEAYHLLREVAGYSPAKIAETFRAWNRGRLNSYLIEITAEVLAHTDPASGLPYVDVVADAAEQKGTGRWTVQIALDLGVPVSGIAEAVFARAVSGHTDLRGAARGLAGPKAAALAPEAAEAFAAEVEQALYASKIVSYTQGFHQIRAGSEEYGWNVDLGAVASLWRGGCIIRAAFLDRIRAAYDARPKLPSLLADAHFAEEIAAAQDGWRSVLVAAVRQGIPVPAFAASLAYYDALRAERLPAALTQGQRDFFGAHTYRRTDREGSFHTLWSGDRSEVRTS